DNA from Candidatus Eremiobacteraceae bacterium:
AGAAGACGTTGCTGTCGAACAGCCTGCGGATCTCCGACGGCACCTTGTTCGCGCATACGAGCTGCACGTGGTGGCCCGGATACGCTTCGTGGACGTTGGTGAGCAGCATCGCGAAGCGGTTGTGACCGAGCAGAGCCTCGGCGCGCTCGGCCGGCGAAAGTTGGCCGCTGACCGGCGTCACGTAGTATAAACCGTGTTGTTGCACGTCGAACGCGCCGGGCGCCATGTAGGCGGCATACGGTACGGTGGGGCTTAAGAACGCTGGGGTGTCGACGACTTCGAGTTCTTCGCCCGCGGGGATCGTGACAAGCCCACGCTGGGCGACAAACGCGCGCGCTTCGAGCACGCCCTTCCGGTATTCGGCCAGCAACCGGTCTTCGGCCGGGTGATCGACGCGCAATTTCTCGACGAGGTCTACCCAGGTTCCCGCAGGATCGATCCGCCGGGCGAGCGCTTCGAGCGCGGCGATGGTGGAGCGCACCGTCGATTCTCCGAACGCGAGCAGAGATCCGCAATCGTAGGGCAGCAAGTGTTCATCGCGCAACTTGAAATCGAAAAGCTCCTGCCCGATCGCGAACGACATGCCATCGCGCCGCGCATGCGTGTCCTTGAGAAATGAAGCGAAGCGGGTGCATGCGTCTAACGCGCGCTCCAGTGAGGAGCGCATCTGGGGCGAGCCTCCCGCAAGCGGACCGATTTCATCGCGGAAGAATTGCGCCGCGCCTTGCGTCTCTTCGATGGCGATCTCAGTCCAAATGGCTGGAGACATTTTGAGATTGGCGATGCCCGCGTCGAACGCGGCCGGGATCTGCTCGAGTCGCGATTGCAGGGCCGGCAAACGGTCGGCGAGTGGGGCGAAGTCGCGCGCGAGGAGAGAGTATACTCCGTTGACGGCCGCGTCGGCGTACAGCGACGGCTCGTGACGGTGCGGCGCGACCGCCTCGATCTCGCGCGCTTCGGTTTCGAAGCGAGCCACGAGAAGACGGTGGTCGATCCGGTCGGCCGGCGACAATTCGCTGACATTCCAGGCCGCGAGGCCGCGGATGTTCGCGCGTGCCCGGCGTGCTGTGTCCGCGAAACCGTCGGCGCTGAGATCGGGCATGTCGCCGTCGTAGTCGTGCAGCCCGGCCCAGGTCGCATCGATCGGGCTGTGGCGCAACTCGTCGAGCATCATCGCACGGGCAGCGCGGACGAACGCGGCATTGGAGCCGGCGCCGGCGTTATCTTGTTGCATCGCTAGAGCCGTCGTTCTTCGGGGTCTCGGTGCAGGCCTCGGACCGCCTTATCCCGTGATGTGGAACGAAAATAAGCCTTGCAATCGAACATACGTTCGACTATACTTGACCTCCCCAGGTGTTGGTCCCATCGCTTTTTGGTGTTTCTCGGTGCATAGCACGTCGGTCGCCGAACTCCGCTCGCTCATCGAACGCCGATGGCACGGTGCCACCGCGCGCGTGGGGGCGGCGCCGGTCGCCGGCGCCTTCACGGGCGATCCAACACTTGATGCTGCGCTCGGTTCAAGCGGCATCCCACGCGGACGCATGGCCGAGCTGTTCGGCGCGCCATCGTCCGGCAAGACCACCCTAGCGTTCGCCCTTCTCGCCGCCTGCACACGCGCGGGCGAGATCGTGGCCTGGGTGGACGCTTCGCACGCGTTCTTCGCACCGGCCGCCGCGGCTGCGGGCATCGATCTGCGGCGTTTGCTGGTCGTGCGGCCCGCCGGCGCCGCTGCGATGCGGCGCGCCGTGGATGCGCTCGTGCGCGGCGGTGCGTGTGCGATGGTCGCGCTCGATTGCGCCGGCTTGAACGATGCGCTGCTCGCGCATCACTGCGCGCGGCTCGTGGCGCAGGCGGAAAAGACGGGCACCGTGCTCTTAGTGCTGTCCGGCGGCGACGTGCCCGCTGTCGCGTCGTTCGCGAGCGTGCGTCTGCGCGCGGAAGGACTCGTGCCGCGCTGGCAGGCGGGCAGCGCGGGCTCCGGCAGGCTCGCAGGCTGCGCCGTTTCCGTCACCGTGGCGAAGTCGCGCACCGCCGCGCCTGGGAAGCGCGTGCGCGTTGAGACGCGCATGCCCGATGTCGCGGGCACGTTCCTCGTCGAAACGCCCGGCCCGCTCCAATCCGACGAAATGGAAATGGACGCACAGCATGATCGCTCCTTCGTCATCGCATGACCGTGCGGCACGCATCGCGTGCCTCATCATCCCGCGCTTTTCGGTCGACGTCTGTCTGCGTCTGCATCCAAGTCTGCGCGACAAACCGATCGCGGTCGCCGAAGGCGCGCAGCGGCGCGAAATCGCTTGTGCGTCGGCCGATGCCGTCGGCGTGCACGCCGGCATGACGCCGAAGCAAGCACGCGCGGCGTGTCCGAACCTCGCGGTCATCGCGCGCGATTTCGCCGCCGAACGGGCGGCGGGTGAAGAGCTGCTCGATGCTTTGGAGACCTGCAGCCCGGATGTGGAAGGCGCCGCGCCCGGACTCTACTTCTTCGATGCAAACGGTCTGCCGGCAGGCGAAGCAGCCGCGCTGGGCGCGGCGGTCGCGTTGGCCGATACCCTCGGCTACGCAGGCGCCGTGGCCGCCGCAGCCGACGGCAAGTTCGCCGCGCGCTGCGCCGCGCTCGTCGCCGGCGTCGGCATCAGCGTCGTGCCGCCCGGCGGCAACGCCGCATTTTTAGCGGCCCTGCCCGTTTCGCTGCTGCCCCTCGCGCCCGGTGATGGCGAGCGATTCGATCTTCTCGGTCTGCGCACGCTCGGCAGCATCGCCGCATTGCCCACCGCGCCGTTGGCCGCGCGCTTCGGCGAACGCGCCCGCGCATACGCGCGTCTGGCGCGCGGCGACGACCGCGAATTGCTCCGCCCGCGCCGGGTGCAAGAACCATACGAAGAACGCATCGCGTTCGACGGCGTAGTCGATCGTCTCGAAGCGCTGTTCTTCGCGCTGCGCGGCTGCATCGCCGCCGTCACTACGCGCTTGGCCGGCGCGGCGCAGGTCTGCGACCGCGTCGACATCGTGCTCGAGCTCGACGCCGCCCGGTCATCCGCCCCTTCGGCGATGCCTGCGCCGGGGACGCCTGCGCCGGACGGCCGCACGGCATGCGCCGGGGACGCTCCCTCGCTCGCATCCCGCTCGCTCGGTCGCTCGACTTCCTCGTCGCTCTCGCCATCCGTGGCTCCGCTCCTCGTCAGACGCCCCGTCGCACGCCATGCGGCCGCTCCGGACGCGGCGTCGGCGGTGCCGAAAGCCGGGGCGTCGGCGGCGCGGACGGTGGTCATCGCGGTGGCGCTCGCGGAGCCGACTGCGTCGGCTGCGACCATGTTCGATCTCGCGCGCATCGCGCTCGAAGCGCGCATCGGTCAAGGCGCGGTGACGTCGGTCATGGCGCGGGTGCTGCCGTGCGCGGATCCTCCGCCGCAATTGACGTTGTTCGACGGCAGCAGCGGTTCGCGCCGCGCCGCGCTGGCGGCCACGCTGGCACGGCTGCAGGCTGCGCTCTATCGCGACGCGGTCGTGACCATGTCGCCCACTCCTACACGATCGCGCTTGCCCGAACGCATGCAACGGGCGGAGCCGGTGATCTCACCGCGAGAATTCGATAAAGCGGGAAGCGACGTGCGCCTGAAGCCTGCCGTTTCGGAAAAACCGGCGGCGTGGGCGCCCGCGCTGCGCTTGGTGGATCCGCCGAAACGCATCGAGCCGCCCGCCACCGGCGCCGCGTGTGCCGGTCCATTCCGGTTGAGCGAATGCTGGTGGGAGCGGCCGGTGGAACGCGACTACTATCAACTCGCAAGCATCAGCGACGGATTGCTGCTCGTCTTTCACGATCTGCGCGAAGGGCAATGGTACGTGCAGGGCATCTTTGACTAGCGCATACGCCGAGCTTCATTGCCGCTCGAATTTCTCGCTGCTCGACGGCGGGTCGCATCCCGAAGAGCTCATCGCGCGCGCGAAGGATCTCGAGCTTGCGGCGGTCGCGATCACCGACCGCGATGGTCTGTACGGCGCGGTGCGGTTCTCCCAGGCCGCGAAAGAAGATGGGATCGATGCGATCATCGGCGCGGAGCTCACGCTCGGCGACGGCGCGCGCATCGTCGCGCTCGTGCAGGATGCGCGCGGCTACGCCAACCTTTCGCGCTTGATCAGCCGCGCGCATTTGGATCATCCGCGCGGCACGCCGCGCATCTCGTACGCAGAATTGGCCGGCGGCGCGGCGGGTCTGATCGCGCTGGCCGATTTCGAAGCCGGCGCTCCGGCGCAAGCTTGCGCGCGCGGCGAGATGGCAGCCGCAAACCGCGCGGCCGCGCTCTTGCGCGACATCTTCGGCCGCGACAGTTGCTTCATCGAGATACAACGCCATCTGCTGCCGGACGACGGGCCGCGCATACGCGCGCTCGCCGACGTCGCGCGCGCGAGCGGTCTCGGCGTCGTGGCCACGGGCGGCGTGGCGTACGCCGTGCCCGAACACCGCGACGTCGCGGATGTGCTGGCTTGCATCCGAGGCAGGACCGATCTCGATTCCGCCGGCACGCTCTTGCGGCCGAACGGCGAGTACTACTTGCGGTCGGCGCAGGAGATGATGCGGTTGTTCGAAGACCTGCCGCACGCCGTCGCCGCGAGCGCGGAGATCGCACGGCGCTGCACGTTCCGGCTTGGGCGCCTGCATAACGAATTCCCAGATTTTCCGGTGCCTTCCGGCGAGACGCCGTTTTCGTACCTCCATCAACTCGTCCACGAAGGCGTTCGCCGGCGTTACCGGCCCGTCACGCCGGCGGTGAGCAAACAGATCGCGCACGAACTCGCGATCATCGAGAAGCTCGAATTGGCGGGTTATTTTCTCATCGTCTGGGATATCGTGCGCTTTGCCGGCGAGCACGGCATTCTCGTGCAAGGCCGCGGGTCGGCAGCCAATTCGGCGGTGTGCTACGCGCTCAACATCACGAGCGTCGATCCGGTCGGGCTCGAACTGCTTTTCGAACGCTTCCTTTCGGAAGAGCGCGACGAACCCCCGGACATCGATCTCGACACGCCATCGGGCGATCAGCGCGAGAAACTCATCCAGTATGTCTACGACCGCTACGGCCGCGATCATGCGGCGATGGTGGCCGAGGTGATCACCTATCGCGCGCGGATGGCGGTGCGCGATGTGGGCAAGGCACTGGGGTTGTCGCTGGATCAGGTCGACGCGCTCGCCAAAGCGTTGGACAGCCGCGGGGCGCCGAAGTCTCCCGACGACTTCACCGTGAGTGAAGCCGCGGGAACGCCCGACGACGCGCGACGAGAACACGTTTCTCCGCACGAAGCTTTGGGCGTCACCGCGCACGGCGATAAGATGCCGATGTCGGCCGCCGACGTGGAGAGCGCGGTCGCCGCATTGCCCGAAGCGTTGAAGGCCGATCTCGGCGGCGATGTCGCGCACCGTCTCTACACGTTGTGCAAGCGCATCGATGGCTTTCCGCGCCACCTGAGTCAGCATTCCGGCGGCATGGTGATCACGCGCAGCCCGCTTCTCGAAGTGGCGCCGCTCGAGCAGGCGGCCATGCCTGGACGCACCATCTTGTGCTGGGATAAAGACGATTGCGCCGTGCTCGGTCTCATCAAGATCGACATCCTCGGCCTTGGCATGCTCGATGCCATCGAACGCTGTGTGGCCGAAGTGCGGCGCGTGCGCGGCGTCGAGGTGGATCTTGCAGATCTGAAAGCCTGCGACGACCAAGGCGTCTACGACATGTTATGCGTGGCCGATACGGTGGGGCTGTTTCAAGTGGAGTCGCGCGCGCAGATGTCATCGCTGCCGCGCATGCAACCGCGCAAGTTCTACGACATCGTCGTGCAAGTCGCCATCATCCGGCCCGGTCCCATCCAAGGCGACATGGTCCATCCATATTTTCGCCGCCGGCGAGGACTCGAGCCGGTCACCTATCCGCATCCATCGCTTGAGCCGGTACTCGCGCGCACGCTGGGCGTGCCGCTCTTCCAAGAGCAGGGCATGCGCATGGCGGTGGTCGCGGCCGGATTCACCGCCGGCCAAGCCGACGAATTGCGCCGCGCCATGGGGCACAAGCGCTCTCATGAGAAAATGGCGCGGCTGCGCGAGCGGCTGGTGGAAGGGATGGCGCGCAACGGCATCGCCAGCGACATCGGCGAGCGGCTCTACCACATGCTCAGCGCCTTCGCCGACTACGGATTTCCCGAATCGCACGCGGCATCATTCGCTCTCATCGTCTACGTTTCGGGTTACCTCAGACGCTACTATCCTGCGGAGTTCTGCGCGTCGCTGCTCAATGCGCAGCCCATGGGTTTTTATTCGCCTGCCACGCTGATCGGCGACGCGCGACGCCACGGCGTCACGGTGTTGCCGCCCGACGTCAACGTCTCGCGCTTCGAATGCACTGCGGAGCCCCGAACCGGCGACAGCGCGGAGCACGCCGGCGACGGCCGCGAGCTCCTCGCCGGTGCGCAGAATGTCGCGTTGCGCATCGGGCTCAATCAAGTGCGCGGCATCGGGGAGAAGCATCGCGAGATGCTCAAAGGTGAACGAGCGAAGCGGCCGTACGTGGATCTGCGAGATTTTGTCTTGCGCACGCAGCTTTCCAAAGACATCTTGGAATCGCTGGCGGCGGTTGGGGCGTTCGCCTGCTTTGGATTGTCTCGCAGAGACGCTTTGTGGGATGTGCAGCGCTTGGGTTCATTGACCAAGGCGGGCGAACTCGAGCGGCGCATGACGGTGGACGAGCAGCCGGTCGCGCTGCCGGCGATGATCCCGCAAGAAGAAGCGGCCGCCGACTATTGGGGCTTGGGCCTTTCCACGCAATATCAAGTGATACAGTTCTGCCGCGACCGGCTCGACGCCATGCGCGTGCGCCGCGCGTCGGACCTCGCCGCGCTGCCGCACCGGCTTGTGATCAAGGTGGCGGGCGTGGTCACTTCGCGTCAGCGGCCAGGCACCGCAAAAGGATTTGTCTTCACCACCATGGAGGATGAGACGGGATTGGTCAACGTCATCATCAGGCCCGATATCTACCAGCAGTACCGCCCCATCGCGCGCGAAGAACCCGCGGTGATCGTGGAGGGCGTGCTGCAACGGCAAGAGGGCACGATCAACGTGCTGGCGCGCAAATTCTGGAAGCTCGATCTGGCCGAACTGGCGAGCGGCATGGTGTCGCGCGACTTCCACTAGCGCTCCTTGCCAACGGCCATGCCGGATTACGCTCGGGCTTGGACGAAGACGAGCGAGTGACCGATATTCACGATTCAGATACGGCCGAGGCGTATCTCGCGGCAGCCAAAGAATGTTTGCGCAACAACGACGCCGGCGGCATGACGGAAGCGCTGCAAAGGCTCTCTGCTGCACAGGATTGTTCGGCATCGCACCGCTTCGAAGCGGCCAAGCTCTACGCTGCGGCCGGGGCCAAAACCGAAGCTATCCAATCGTTTCGAGAATCCGGGGCTGCGTACATCGATCCCGAGGGCGACACCGGCCGCGCACGTGAAGCGTTTACTGAAGCGCAGGCGCTCGATCAGCAAAATTTGGACATCATTTTCGAGATCGCGCGCGTCGATATGATCGAGGGCCATCCCAGGGCTGCCCTCGCAAAGTTCACGCACATCTTGAACAAGTCGAATCAATCCTATGTTCCTGCGCTATTCGAATCGGCGTGCATCCACCAGGAACTCGGCCAGCACGATCAAGCGGTATTGACATTCCGAAAAGTGCTCGACCGCGACAAGAACAACGTGCAGGCGATCGTCAGCATGGGCCAGCGCCTGCAGTCGATGGGGATGGTGCCGGAGGCGGTCGGATATTTCATGCAAGCGGCGACCGCGGCAAACGCAGCGGGCCAGATGGGTACGTGCCGGCACGTGATCAACATGGTCATCGCCCTCGAACCCAACAATGCGCAAGCTCGTTCAATGCTTGCGGAGATGGAAGAGTTGCCGGACCCGGCGGATGTCCATCCGGGAGACCTTTCGTTGCATCCGGTTCGACGGCGCGATCTTCAGCAAGTTCGAGCGCCGGCCGCGGGAGCGCCAAACGCCGGTGCGCGCGCGCCGGCCTCGACCGCTTCAGCGCGCGCGAATCTGGCCTTCGAAGCCGAGCTCGATGAGCTCGGTGCGCGAAACGATCGGATGCAGCGCAAGATATCCGCCAGCGCCGGCGTGGTCGCGGAACTTGAAGAGACGGTGGCAAGCCTCAAAATCGAGGTCGGCGAGCTGAAGTCGAAAATGGCGACGTCCGCTGCGAAGGTCCCAGACGTGAAAACGGCGATCGACGCTGCGGTTGCGGGTTTTGAAGCGACCCTCGCGAGTCTTAAGGCCGACGTTGCCGATCTACGATCGAAGACGCCGACTCAGCCGACGACGTTAGCGGACGCCAACCTTGCTGTCGAGGGCATCGCAACCCAACATGAAGAGTCAAAGACAAGTGTGAGAGCCGACGTCAAACCCAAGGCGACAAGAGCCGCCGCGAAAACACTAGACGTCAAACCGAAGGAGCCGTCGAAGAAGAGCGCGGCTGCGAAGACCAAACCCGGCAAGAGCACGAAAGCTAAGGCGCCGTCACCTCGCCGCTAGTGACTGAGCTTGAAAACCACTCCGTCTCCTGATGGGCCACCGGAGCCAGTGGTTCCATAAAGGTTGCCCGCGGCGTCGCGGATCAGGCCGGCCATGGGGCCCGAACCATCAGTTCCGCTGAAGCTGTGGAGCACGGTCTCACCGCTCGGATCCAGCTTGAATACGATGCCGTCGTTGGATTCGCCGCCGAGCCACGTCGTACCGAAAAGGCTACCATCGGGAGATCGCACCAAACCCGCAGAGGGATAAACTCCGCGCTGGCCGCCGAAATTGAAGAGCACGGTTTCGTTGCCTGTAGTATCGATTTTGAACACGACGCCCAAATCTGAGACGCC
Protein-coding regions in this window:
- a CDS encoding DUF885 domain-containing protein, whose amino-acid sequence is MQQDNAGAGSNAAFVRAARAMMLDELRHSPIDATWAGLHDYDGDMPDLSADGFADTARRARANIRGLAAWNVSELSPADRIDHRLLVARFETEAREIEAVAPHRHEPSLYADAAVNGVYSLLARDFAPLADRLPALQSRLEQIPAAFDAGIANLKMSPAIWTEIAIEETQGAAQFFRDEIGPLAGGSPQMRSSLERALDACTRFASFLKDTHARRDGMSFAIGQELFDFKLRDEHLLPYDCGSLLAFGESTVRSTIAALEALARRIDPAGTWVDLVEKLRVDHPAEDRLLAEYRKGVLEARAFVAQRGLVTIPAGEELEVVDTPAFLSPTVPYAAYMAPGAFDVQQHGLYYVTPVSGQLSPAERAEALLGHNRFAMLLTNVHEAYPGHHVQLVCANKVPSEIRRLFDSNVFCEGWALYCEQLMLDEGMTDDPRVRLFQLKDQLWRACRVVIDVKLHTGRMSFDEAVAMLVDVAHLERPNAVGEVRRYTQSPTQPMSYLTGKQQIMELREAEKSRLGDAFALQAFHDRLLSFGTIPVSLISSGFPAHRHG
- a CDS encoding tetratricopeptide repeat protein, which translates into the protein MTDIHDSDTAEAYLAAAKECLRNNDAGGMTEALQRLSAAQDCSASHRFEAAKLYAAAGAKTEAIQSFRESGAAYIDPEGDTGRAREAFTEAQALDQQNLDIIFEIARVDMIEGHPRAALAKFTHILNKSNQSYVPALFESACIHQELGQHDQAVLTFRKVLDRDKNNVQAIVSMGQRLQSMGMVPEAVGYFMQAATAANAAGQMGTCRHVINMVIALEPNNAQARSMLAEMEELPDPADVHPGDLSLHPVRRRDLQQVRAPAAGAPNAGARAPASTASARANLAFEAELDELGARNDRMQRKISASAGVVAELEETVASLKIEVGELKSKMATSAAKVPDVKTAIDAAVAGFEATLASLKADVADLRSKTPTQPTTLADANLAVEGIATQHEESKTSVRADVKPKATRAAAKTLDVKPKEPSKKSAAAKTKPGKSTKAKAPSPRR
- the dnaE gene encoding DNA polymerase III subunit alpha, which encodes MTSAYAELHCRSNFSLLDGGSHPEELIARAKDLELAAVAITDRDGLYGAVRFSQAAKEDGIDAIIGAELTLGDGARIVALVQDARGYANLSRLISRAHLDHPRGTPRISYAELAGGAAGLIALADFEAGAPAQACARGEMAAANRAAALLRDIFGRDSCFIEIQRHLLPDDGPRIRALADVARASGLGVVATGGVAYAVPEHRDVADVLACIRGRTDLDSAGTLLRPNGEYYLRSAQEMMRLFEDLPHAVAASAEIARRCTFRLGRLHNEFPDFPVPSGETPFSYLHQLVHEGVRRRYRPVTPAVSKQIAHELAIIEKLELAGYFLIVWDIVRFAGEHGILVQGRGSAANSAVCYALNITSVDPVGLELLFERFLSEERDEPPDIDLDTPSGDQREKLIQYVYDRYGRDHAAMVAEVITYRARMAVRDVGKALGLSLDQVDALAKALDSRGAPKSPDDFTVSEAAGTPDDARREHVSPHEALGVTAHGDKMPMSAADVESAVAALPEALKADLGGDVAHRLYTLCKRIDGFPRHLSQHSGGMVITRSPLLEVAPLEQAAMPGRTILCWDKDDCAVLGLIKIDILGLGMLDAIERCVAEVRRVRGVEVDLADLKACDDQGVYDMLCVADTVGLFQVESRAQMSSLPRMQPRKFYDIVVQVAIIRPGPIQGDMVHPYFRRRRGLEPVTYPHPSLEPVLARTLGVPLFQEQGMRMAVVAAGFTAGQADELRRAMGHKRSHEKMARLRERLVEGMARNGIASDIGERLYHMLSAFADYGFPESHAASFALIVYVSGYLRRYYPAEFCASLLNAQPMGFYSPATLIGDARRHGVTVLPPDVNVSRFECTAEPRTGDSAEHAGDGRELLAGAQNVALRIGLNQVRGIGEKHREMLKGERAKRPYVDLRDFVLRTQLSKDILESLAAVGAFACFGLSRRDALWDVQRLGSLTKAGELERRMTVDEQPVALPAMIPQEEAAADYWGLGLSTQYQVIQFCRDRLDAMRVRRASDLAALPHRLVIKVAGVVTSRQRPGTAKGFVFTTMEDETGLVNVIIRPDIYQQYRPIAREEPAVIVEGVLQRQEGTINVLARKFWKLDLAELASGMVSRDFH